A genomic window from Planococcus rifietoensis includes:
- a CDS encoding DNA internalization-related competence protein ComEC/Rec2, protein MVSLISFIIMDARLAEAPLLTGSFHGALIFDEMALDGDRLSGFATASSGRAIYASYRIRSIEEQQRLQELGPSATLQVVGTFTEPRPPAHRYAFDMAGYLQRHNATGMLEIETLDSATPGTGLRAHLARQRSELIEHIESSFPESLTTEAQALLLGDRSGMDAEQARIQRTLGITHLFAISGLHVGIVSGMIYFVLLRLRIRKESATVLLLIVLPLYAVMAGAAPSVLRACAMVVFVLAARLFGLHVSAIQALSASFILFLWIDPGLLQDIGFQLSYGASFGIIASLKLMEGASFIKSGLIVTAVSQLCLYPLLLFHFFEISLSSFLVNAIYVPLFTLVILPANFILLAVSFLPLGVDAILFAMYEPLRSWIEGLTASLAGLPRQVWTPGRPSAGWLWLMAVSVLLFFVQAEKRFRLKFLLILLVPPLLLTVKPYLDPRLHVSFIDVGQGDSALIELPYRKALYLIDAGGVLRFDREPFQEKSRPFEVGRQTVVPYLKARGISSIDLFILSHPDADHAEGADEVFEELAVERLHITPGSEANALMTALAPSAREARVELPKNGAGWRVGETQFSYLSPVDDLYEGNDDSLVLLMEHQGQRFLFTGDLESEGESGVVERYGEQLADMTVLKVGHHGSKTSSSQAFLEALRPQISVVSAGIDNRYGHPSPEVTARFGELGLRLLSTAENGTIRMTIEDGRMTVDTSRK, encoded by the coding sequence ATGGTGTCGTTGATTTCTTTCATTATTATGGATGCCCGTCTGGCGGAAGCGCCCTTATTGACTGGGAGCTTTCATGGGGCGCTTATTTTTGATGAAATGGCACTCGATGGCGACCGCCTGTCAGGGTTTGCGACTGCCAGTTCTGGCCGAGCGATTTATGCGAGCTATCGAATCCGCTCGATTGAAGAACAGCAGCGACTGCAGGAGCTCGGCCCATCTGCGACGCTGCAAGTGGTGGGAACATTTACAGAGCCGAGGCCGCCTGCCCATCGATACGCGTTTGATATGGCGGGCTATCTGCAGCGCCATAATGCAACTGGCATGCTTGAAATCGAAACGCTCGATTCGGCGACACCAGGCACAGGGCTCCGTGCGCATTTGGCCAGGCAGCGCAGCGAGTTGATCGAACATATCGAGTCGTCCTTTCCCGAATCGTTGACAACAGAAGCCCAAGCGCTGTTGCTCGGGGATCGCAGCGGCATGGATGCAGAGCAAGCCAGGATCCAGCGGACGCTTGGCATCACGCATCTTTTTGCGATCTCGGGTTTGCATGTGGGGATCGTCAGCGGCATGATTTATTTTGTATTGCTGCGTTTACGGATCAGGAAAGAAAGCGCAACGGTGCTATTGCTGATTGTGCTGCCTTTGTATGCCGTGATGGCAGGGGCTGCCCCATCGGTCCTAAGAGCCTGCGCCATGGTGGTTTTCGTTTTGGCGGCTCGGCTTTTTGGGCTGCATGTGTCGGCCATTCAAGCCTTATCGGCGAGCTTTATCTTATTTTTATGGATCGACCCCGGCCTGCTGCAGGATATCGGCTTTCAATTGTCTTATGGGGCAAGTTTCGGGATCATCGCCTCGCTGAAACTGATGGAAGGGGCTTCTTTTATAAAAAGCGGCTTGATTGTCACGGCCGTTTCCCAGCTATGTTTGTATCCTCTTTTGCTATTCCACTTTTTTGAAATCTCCCTATCTTCCTTTTTGGTAAATGCCATCTATGTCCCGTTGTTCACGCTGGTGATTTTGCCGGCGAATTTTATTTTATTGGCTGTGAGCTTTTTGCCGCTGGGCGTCGATGCCATCCTCTTTGCGATGTATGAGCCGCTGCGCAGCTGGATTGAAGGGCTGACTGCGTCTTTAGCGGGCTTGCCCCGTCAAGTATGGACGCCGGGCAGGCCGTCTGCTGGTTGGTTGTGGTTGATGGCTGTCAGCGTGCTGCTGTTTTTTGTCCAGGCGGAAAAGCGTTTCCGCTTGAAGTTCTTGCTCATCCTGCTCGTTCCGCCATTGCTGTTGACGGTGAAGCCTTATCTCGATCCGAGGCTCCACGTCAGTTTTATCGATGTTGGGCAAGGCGACAGTGCATTGATTGAGCTGCCTTACCGCAAGGCGCTGTATTTAATAGATGCCGGGGGCGTCTTGCGCTTTGATCGTGAGCCGTTCCAGGAAAAAAGCCGCCCGTTTGAAGTGGGGCGGCAAACAGTGGTGCCGTATTTGAAAGCGCGGGGCATCTCAAGTATCGATCTTTTTATCTTGAGCCATCCGGATGCAGATCATGCGGAAGGGGCGGATGAAGTCTTTGAAGAACTGGCTGTAGAGCGTCTGCATATTACGCCCGGTTCAGAGGCAAATGCTTTGATGACAGCACTCGCGCCGTCAGCTCGTGAAGCGCGTGTGGAATTGCCGAAGAACGGTGCAGGCTGGCGAGTGGGCGAAACGCAATTTTCGTATTTATCGCCGGTAGATGATTTATATGAAGGCAACGACGATTCACTGGTGTTGCTGATGGAGCATCAGGGGCAGCGATTCCTCTTTACGGGAGATCTGGAAAGCGAAGGAGAATCTGGTGTGGTGGAGCGCTATGGTGAACAACTTGCCGACATGACGGTCTTGAAAGTCGGGCATCACGGAAGCAAGACTTCGAGCTCACAAGCTTTTTTGGAAGCCTTGCGTCCGCAAATTTCGGTCGTTTCAGCAGGGATCGACAACCGCTACGGGCATCCAAGCCCAGAAGTGACGGCGCGTTTTGGTGAATTGGGTTTGCGGCTCTTGTCGACGGCCGAAAACGGGACCATCCGCATGACGATTGAAGATGGGCGTATGACAGTTGACACCAGCCGAAAATAA
- a CDS encoding YqzM family protein, whose product MNEFEQNVQSKRNDAIDAGMGFVVSFGFFALIFIIAGVVQFVAR is encoded by the coding sequence ATGAATGAATTTGAACAGAACGTTCAGTCCAAACGCAACGATGCCATCGATGCAGGGATGGGCTTCGTCGTTTCCTTTGGTTTCTTCGCACTTATTTTCATCATCGCTGGCGTCGTACAATTCGTAGCCCGCTGA
- the holA gene encoding DNA polymerase III subunit delta, giving the protein MITSIWKSIRADKIDPIYLIVGTESYFITKTIELLKAQMAEAGETDVSNFDLDEVPVGHVLEEADTIPFFSDRKLIIARNASFLKAAERGKEKINHDLKSLEAWLENPPATSVTVFVAPYEKLDERKKIVKLMKKNVVLIEAKALQPHELESWIAHEAKSHGKTLERQSAQKLIEMAGTNLTLLASEIEKMSLYLGSEQEEISQALIEDMTARTLEQDAFKMLQAYLDGDIQTALSVYYDLLRQKEEPVALAALLASQIRFMVHVYYLQKKGYHAQQISKQLKAHPYRVKLLVEKRRQISEARLLQVLGDLADIDLQLKTVSGNRERVLEFFLMKRAGHAKKSS; this is encoded by the coding sequence ATGATTACATCAATTTGGAAGTCGATACGCGCGGATAAAATCGACCCGATTTACCTGATCGTCGGGACGGAGAGTTATTTCATCACCAAGACGATCGAATTGCTGAAAGCGCAAATGGCGGAAGCAGGGGAAACGGATGTCTCCAATTTTGACTTGGATGAAGTGCCGGTCGGCCATGTGCTGGAAGAGGCGGACACGATCCCGTTTTTCAGCGACCGCAAGCTGATCATCGCGCGCAATGCGTCGTTCCTGAAAGCGGCGGAACGTGGGAAAGAGAAGATCAACCATGACCTCAAATCTTTGGAAGCGTGGCTCGAAAATCCACCAGCGACGAGCGTGACGGTTTTTGTGGCACCGTATGAAAAATTGGATGAACGCAAAAAAATCGTCAAGCTGATGAAAAAGAATGTCGTGCTCATCGAAGCAAAGGCGCTGCAGCCGCATGAACTGGAAAGCTGGATTGCGCACGAAGCAAAATCCCATGGCAAGACGCTGGAGCGGCAAAGTGCGCAAAAGCTCATAGAAATGGCGGGCACCAATTTGACTTTGCTCGCATCAGAAATCGAGAAGATGTCCTTATACCTCGGCTCGGAACAAGAAGAGATCTCCCAAGCGCTGATTGAAGACATGACAGCACGGACGCTCGAGCAGGATGCCTTCAAAATGCTGCAGGCTTATCTTGACGGGGACATCCAGACGGCGCTCAGCGTCTATTACGACTTGCTGCGGCAAAAGGAAGAGCCAGTCGCACTCGCCGCGCTGCTGGCGTCGCAGATCCGCTTCATGGTGCATGTCTATTATCTGCAGAAAAAAGGCTACCATGCGCAGCAAATCTCTAAACAGCTCAAGGCGCATCCTTATCGTGTCAAGCTGTTGGTAGAAAAGCGCCGTCAGATTTCCGAGGCGCGCTTGCTTCAGGTGCTCGGCGATTTGGCGGACATCGATTTGCAATTGAAAACCGTTTCCGGGAATCGGGAGCGGGTGCTGGAATTCTTCCTCATGAAACGCGCGGGGCATGCGAAGAAATCCTCTTGA
- the rpsT gene encoding 30S ribosomal protein S20 yields MPNIKSAIKRVRTNDTKNAQNSSVKTAMRSSVKKADKAVANNEENKGDSLKAAIKQVEKAASKGLIHKNTAARRKSSLMKKA; encoded by the coding sequence ATGCCAAACATTAAATCTGCAATCAAACGTGTTCGCACGAACGATACGAAAAATGCTCAGAACTCATCTGTTAAAACTGCAATGCGTTCTTCTGTGAAAAAGGCTGACAAAGCTGTAGCCAATAATGAAGAAAACAAAGGGGATTCCCTTAAAGCAGCAATCAAACAAGTTGAGAAAGCAGCTTCTAAAGGTTTGATCCACAAAAACACTGCTGCCCGTAGAAAATCAAGCCTCATGAAAAAAGCGTAA